In Deinococcus puniceus, one genomic interval encodes:
- a CDS encoding AAA family ATPase, whose protein sequence is MPPMLIVFSGLPGSGKSTLALGLATYLNAVYLRLDTIEAALLNAGLPSVGVEGYAVAYALAADALRLGQTVVADCVNPLPVTREAWQAVAREHSSRILDVEVICSDVHEHRRRVETRQADEGNWAGRWQPPTWEAVARHDYAEWTSPRTVIDTASGEKAEQLVRVLRLVTVPL, encoded by the coding sequence ATGCCCCCCATGCTAATCGTATTCTCTGGCCTCCCCGGTTCTGGCAAATCTACGCTGGCGCTGGGGCTGGCGACTTACCTGAACGCCGTGTATCTGCGCCTGGACACCATCGAGGCGGCGCTACTGAATGCGGGTCTGCCCTCGGTAGGCGTTGAGGGCTACGCGGTGGCCTACGCCCTCGCTGCCGATGCGTTGCGGCTGGGGCAAACGGTGGTGGCCGACTGCGTGAACCCCCTGCCCGTGACGCGGGAGGCATGGCAGGCGGTGGCACGGGAGCATTCCAGCCGGATCCTAGACGTAGAGGTGATCTGCTCGGACGTGCATGAGCATCGGCGGCGAGTGGAAACGCGGCAGGCCGATGAGGGCAACTGGGCCGGACGCTGGCAGCCGCCCACATGGGAAGCGGTGGCACGGCACGACTACGCGGAATGGACTTCGCCCCGAACGGTGATCGATACGGCCAGTGGAGAAAAGGCAGAACAGCTGGTCAGGGTGCTGAGGTTGGTCACAGTTCCACTATGA
- a CDS encoding SdrD B-like domain-containing protein: MAAPSLGICTALGGTLATNLFENDGSFGSLSGTPANPTWAGALAPGRTTLKYIDNTIRTSPWAGSPEDGEYTVSNSSAFRSNFNNAWWYFTDHTGSTTGAPSNNLNGLMMVINASFTADIFYQQTLTVTPNTNYEYGLWIMNMLRVSGITPDIQIEVDRIVNGTALPTQVVAQTGDIAPSNPATWRPFGAVINSGPATQMTVKFRNNNPGGGGNDLAIDDLSFTGCTGLNIGSLSGTVFLDVDRNNTPNIPATDSALSGVTVQLVNATGAVTASAVTTSTGAYSFLNVPAATYTVRVQPSDPPISPTYVATSPAGAQRTGVVISNGAFIVNQDFGYQQGVDVQALKTQRVGSTGNFSSAALTAVPRTRFVQYQLTLSNAGSIPILAPSSLQDVLDSRFTSPSIVTAAAAAGGATGCAAAFGTGSTANTLTLTAATLPVGASCVVTVQVQATTAGALTNTATAFPPSGIPDYNTSNNRAQVATTVLNPPAVTLSKSARNLGLPTALNLAAPYGTVITGKPGDIVEYCLNYANAAGVLDAPNFVITDALPPNAVAWLVGYGGSNGLQWRATFAGVTTTTLLTSGSGDDAGDLNTSAVLRVGTLRSGGSGSLCFRTTIQ, from the coding sequence TTGGCGGCCCCCAGCCTGGGCATCTGTACGGCACTCGGCGGGACTCTGGCGACCAATCTGTTCGAGAACGACGGAAGCTTCGGCTCGCTGAGCGGCACACCAGCCAATCCGACTTGGGCTGGGGCACTTGCGCCGGGGCGCACGACCCTCAAATACATCGACAACACCATCCGGACTTCACCCTGGGCAGGCAGCCCCGAAGACGGCGAATACACCGTCAGCAACAGCAGTGCGTTCCGCTCCAACTTCAACAATGCTTGGTGGTATTTCACCGACCATACCGGCTCTACCACAGGCGCACCCAGCAACAACCTCAACGGCCTGATGATGGTCATCAACGCCAGCTTTACGGCGGATATTTTTTATCAACAGACGCTGACCGTCACGCCCAATACCAACTACGAATATGGCCTGTGGATTATGAATATGCTGCGCGTTTCAGGCATTACCCCCGACATTCAAATCGAAGTTGACCGGATCGTGAACGGAACAGCCCTGCCCACCCAAGTGGTGGCCCAAACAGGTGACATCGCGCCATCTAACCCTGCCACATGGAGACCGTTTGGCGCAGTCATCAACAGCGGCCCCGCAACGCAAATGACGGTCAAGTTCAGAAACAACAATCCGGGCGGCGGCGGCAACGACCTCGCCATCGACGATCTTTCGTTTACCGGTTGCACGGGCCTGAATATCGGCTCACTCAGCGGCACGGTGTTTTTGGATGTTGACCGCAATAACACCCCCAATATCCCGGCCACCGACAGCGCCCTGTCCGGAGTTACAGTACAGCTGGTCAATGCTACCGGAGCAGTGACCGCCAGCGCAGTTACCACCAGCACTGGGGCCTACAGCTTCCTCAATGTTCCGGCAGCCACCTACACGGTCAGGGTGCAGCCCAGCGATCCCCCCATCAGCCCAACCTACGTAGCGACCAGTCCGGCGGGGGCACAGCGCACTGGCGTCGTTATCAGCAACGGGGCTTTTATCGTGAACCAAGATTTTGGATACCAACAGGGTGTAGATGTGCAAGCCCTCAAAACCCAGCGCGTAGGCTCCACCGGCAACTTTAGCAGCGCTGCCCTGACCGCCGTTCCCCGCACCCGGTTCGTGCAGTATCAGTTGACCCTCAGCAACGCCGGAAGTATTCCTATTCTCGCGCCCAGCAGCCTGCAAGACGTGTTGGACAGCCGATTTACCTCGCCCAGCATCGTCACGGCAGCGGCGGCAGCGGGCGGGGCCACCGGGTGTGCGGCTGCGTTCGGCACGGGCAGCACCGCCAACACCCTCACGCTCACGGCGGCAACCCTGCCCGTCGGTGCATCCTGCGTCGTCACGGTTCAGGTACAGGCCACTACTGCGGGTGCACTCACCAACACTGCCACAGCGTTCCCGCCCAGCGGTATCCCCGACTACAACACCAGCAACAACCGCGCCCAAGTGGCCACGACGGTCTTAAACCCGCCTGCCGTGACTCTTTCTAAATCGGCCAGAAATCTGGGGCTGCCCACTGCACTTAATCTTGCGGCCCCCTACGGCACAGTCATTACGGGCAAACCCGGCGATATAGTTGAATACTGCCTGAACTACGCAAACGCGGCAGGGGTACTGGACGCCCCGAATTTTGTGATCACCGATGCGCTGCCGCCCAACGCCGTGGCGTGGTTGGTTGGGTACGGCGGCAGCAACGGCCTGCAATGGAGGGCCACCTTTGCCGGAGTGACGACCACCACCCTGCTGACCAGCGGCAGCGGCGACGATGCAGGCGACCTGAACACCAGCGCCGTGCTGCGGGTCGGCACCCTGCGCTCTGGCGGCAGCGGCAGCTTGTGCTTCCGCACCACCATTCAGTAG
- a CDS encoding AAA family ATPase — MIPTLLVVSGLPASGKTQLGMQLAAQLRWPNVTKDDYKQLLHDGLPDLTNAQSGPLSMRLMYHVAGITLAAGVNTVLETHFYRGLSEGHIQVLAEIHGARLLQIFCHAPVDELARRHAVRVASGLRPHIDHASLDHYNVPDFWCHTPLDLAAPLLRVDTTQAVDVAEIVAWVRSAIG, encoded by the coding sequence ATGATTCCCACCCTGCTCGTCGTTTCTGGCCTGCCCGCTTCTGGTAAAACGCAGTTGGGCATGCAACTGGCCGCCCAACTGCGCTGGCCCAACGTAACCAAAGACGATTACAAGCAACTGCTGCACGACGGTCTGCCTGATCTCACCAACGCCCAATCCGGCCCCCTCAGCATGCGGCTGATGTACCACGTGGCAGGCATCACGTTGGCGGCGGGGGTGAATACGGTGCTGGAAACCCACTTTTACCGGGGCCTCAGCGAAGGGCATATTCAGGTGTTGGCAGAGATTCACGGGGCGCGGTTGCTCCAAATTTTCTGCCATGCCCCCGTTGACGAACTGGCACGGCGACATGCGGTGCGGGTGGCGTCCGGCCTGCGCCCACACATCGACCATGCGTCGCTGGATCATTACAACGTGCCCGACTTCTGGTGTCATACGCCGCTGGATCTGGCCGCACCACTGCTGCGGGTGGACACGACCCAAGCCGTGGATGTGGCAGAAATAGTGGCTTGGGTCAGGTCGGCTATCGGCTGA